The Alistipes finegoldii DSM 17242 DNA segment TTTCCACGCCCGTCGTCTGGTCGAGACCGCCGGACATATCATCATCACCTACCTGCTGGCGCGTCAGGCCGGCGAGTCGGAGGAGTATGTCAATTCGGCGAAGGTCTTCTGCAAGCTGGCCGAAGGCAAGATTTCGGAGGCATACACCTACGTCATGAACTCCACCTTGGAGGACGTCGAGCTGTTCAAGGCCGTTATCGAAGAGACGGAGTAGTCTGTCCGATACGCACTGTAAAAAAGGTTCCGCCTCTAAGGGCGGAATCTTTTTTTATTTGTGCGGTTCTGTTATTCGAATAAGATGATCTTGCAGTCGGAAAGTTGCAGAATAATCAGTTGTCTTTCGTCGGATAGTCGAGCGGCGCGAAAAATTCGCCGAGGGTGATATTGTAAAACTTGCAAATAATCGAAATTGTCGTCAGATTTGGGAAATTCTTGCCTGATTCGAGTTGTGCGATGCTTAATTCCGTTGCTTCGGCCAATTGTTCCTGCGATTGGTGGTCGTGCATGTGCCTTAGTTCCTTCACCCGCAAAATGATTTTTTGAAGCAATTCTTCGTCGCGGCGTTGTTTTTTCCGTTCCATTACCCTCCCCTTGTGAGTCTTATTTAATAAATTCACATATTCGGAT contains these protein-coding regions:
- a CDS encoding helix-turn-helix domain-containing protein, whose amino-acid sequence is MERKKQRRDEELLQKIILRVKELRHMHDHQSQEQLAEATELSIAQLESGKNFPNLTTISIICKFYNITLGEFFAPLDYPTKDN